From Zalophus californianus isolate mZalCal1 chromosome 16, mZalCal1.pri.v2, whole genome shotgun sequence, one genomic window encodes:
- the CD79B gene encoding B-cell antigen receptor complex-associated protein beta chain isoform X1, translating to MAGLLRPGPGTWLVLLLLSAGVPAAKTEDKYPDNKGSTCSGIWQNPRFIARKRGATVEIRCHTKESASVSWLWKREMGLEPKPLLDKGHVVKSHNGSIATLTIKGIQFQDNGIYFCQQKCSKGSLSKGCGTELRVMGLSTLAQLKRRNTLKDGIIMIQTLLIILFIIVPIFLLLDKDDSKAGMDEDHTYEGLNIDQTATYEDIVTLRTGEVKWSVGEHPGQE from the exons CAGGTGTGCCTGCAGCCAAAACAGAAGACAAATACCCGGATAACAAAG GAAGCACTTGCTCCGGCATCTGGCAGAACCCACGCTTCATAGCGCGGAAAAGGGGCGCCACAGTGGAAATCAGGTGCCACACAAAGGAGTCGGCAAGTGTGAGCTGGCTCTGGAAGCGGGAGATGGGCTTGGAGCCCAAGCCGCTGCTGGACAAGGGCCACGTCGTAAAGAGCCACAACGGCTCCATCGCCACCCTCACCATCAAAGGCATCCAGTTCCAGGACAATGGCATCTACTTCTGCCAGCAGAAGTGCTCGAAAGGGTCCCTCAGCAAGGGCTGTGGGACTGAGCTACGAGTCATGG GGTTAAGCACCTTGGCACAGCTGAAGCGAAGGAACACACTAAAAGATGGCATCATCATGATCCAGACCCTGCTCATCATCCTTTTCATAATTGTGCCCATCTTCCTGCTGTTGGACAAG GATGACAGCAAGGCTGGGATGGATGAAGATCACACCTATGAG GGCCTGAACATCGACCAGACGGCCACCTATGAGGACATAGTGACTCTGCGGACAGGAGAGGTGAAGTGGTCAGTCGGGGAGCACCCGGGTCAAGAGTGA
- the CD79B gene encoding B-cell antigen receptor complex-associated protein beta chain isoform X2, with the protein MAGLLRPGPGTWLVLLLLSGVPAAKTEDKYPDNKGSTCSGIWQNPRFIARKRGATVEIRCHTKESASVSWLWKREMGLEPKPLLDKGHVVKSHNGSIATLTIKGIQFQDNGIYFCQQKCSKGSLSKGCGTELRVMGLSTLAQLKRRNTLKDGIIMIQTLLIILFIIVPIFLLLDKDDSKAGMDEDHTYEGLNIDQTATYEDIVTLRTGEVKWSVGEHPGQE; encoded by the exons GTGTGCCTGCAGCCAAAACAGAAGACAAATACCCGGATAACAAAG GAAGCACTTGCTCCGGCATCTGGCAGAACCCACGCTTCATAGCGCGGAAAAGGGGCGCCACAGTGGAAATCAGGTGCCACACAAAGGAGTCGGCAAGTGTGAGCTGGCTCTGGAAGCGGGAGATGGGCTTGGAGCCCAAGCCGCTGCTGGACAAGGGCCACGTCGTAAAGAGCCACAACGGCTCCATCGCCACCCTCACCATCAAAGGCATCCAGTTCCAGGACAATGGCATCTACTTCTGCCAGCAGAAGTGCTCGAAAGGGTCCCTCAGCAAGGGCTGTGGGACTGAGCTACGAGTCATGG GGTTAAGCACCTTGGCACAGCTGAAGCGAAGGAACACACTAAAAGATGGCATCATCATGATCCAGACCCTGCTCATCATCCTTTTCATAATTGTGCCCATCTTCCTGCTGTTGGACAAG GATGACAGCAAGGCTGGGATGGATGAAGATCACACCTATGAG GGCCTGAACATCGACCAGACGGCCACCTATGAGGACATAGTGACTCTGCGGACAGGAGAGGTGAAGTGGTCAGTCGGGGAGCACCCGGGTCAAGAGTGA